A stretch of the Malus domestica chromosome 08, GDT2T_hap1 genome encodes the following:
- the LOC103435261 gene encoding probable beta-D-xylosidase 7 has product MKLHWHTPAPSALIFFFTTALLLLRPTESTQPPYSCDSSPPSTSSYPFCKTTLPIYKRVRDLVSRLTLDEKISQLVNSAPPIPRLGIPSYEWWSEALHGVADVGKGIKLYPTINNATSFPQVILTAASFNDHLWYRIGQVIGTEARAVYNAGQATGMTFWAPNINIFRDPRWGRGQETPGEDPTVAGRYAVSYVRGVQGDSFFGGKHKLGAGGRLQASACCKHFTAYDLDSWNNVTRFRFDARVTQQDLADTYHPPFQKCVQEGQASGIMCAYNRVNGVPSCADYNLLTKVARGQWDFHGYITSDCDAVSIIHDMQGYAKKPEDAVAYVLKAGMDVNCGSYLKDHIKSAVEQKKLNVSKIDRALHNLFSVRMRLGLFDGNPLKQPYGTIGPDQVCSKLHQALALEAAQDGIVLLKNSGRLLPLPKAKAISLAVIGPLANASKELLGNYHGPPCKSVTPLKALQDYAKDMISNPGCDSVQCPQASFDEAVGTAKEADYLVLIVGLDQSQEREGHDRLHLEFPGKQQQLITSVAKVAKKPVVLVILSGGPIDISFAKLDKKVGSILWAGYPGEAGGIALAKIIFGDHNPGGRLPMAWYTQDYVKMPMTDMRIRPDPKTGYVGRTYRFYTGRKLFDFGYGLSYSNYVYEFASAESQNKLYLNESSISPTAKSSDSGRYQLVQDLGEEFCEKKKLPVRVGVQNHGEMAGKHPVLLFVGEKNPKNGRPMKRLVGFQSVILNAGERAEVEFVLSPCEHLSHPNEEGLMVVEEGSYFLGVGDVEYPLDIIV; this is encoded by the exons ATGAAACTCCATTGGCACACTCCTGCTCCCTCAGCccttatcttcttcttcaccaCCGCCCTTCTCCTCCTCCGCCCTACCGAGTCAACTCAGCCTCCATATTCCTGTGACTCGTCCCCACCCTCAACCAGCTCCTACCCTTTTTGCAAAACGACCCTCCCCATCTACAAAAGAGTCCGGGACCTCGTCTCCCGCCTCACATTGGACGAGAAAATCTCCCAACTCGTTAACTCAGCCCCTCCGATTCCCCGACTAGGCATCCCGAGTTACGAGTGGTGGTCCGAGGCTTTACATGGCGTCGCGGACGTCGGCAAAGGTATTAAACTTTACCCCACCATTAACAACGCCACAAGCTTCCCTCAAGTCATCCTCACCGCGGCTTCTTTCAACGACCATCTCTGGTACCGCATTGGCCAG GTGATTGGGACTGAAGCTCGAGCAGTGTACAATGCCGGACAAGCAACAGGGATGACATTTTGGGCACCAAATATCAACATTTTCAGAGACCCGAGATGGGGGAGAGGGCAAGAGACACCTGGCGAAGATCCAACGGTCGCCGGAAGATACGCGGTGTCGTATGTGAGAGGGGTTCAGGGCGACTCGTTTTTTGGAGGGAAGCATAAACTTGGTGCTGGTGGTCGTCTTCAAGCTTCAGCTTGCTGCAAGCATTTCACAGCTTATGATTTGGACAGTTGGAACAATGTCACTCGTTTTCGCTTCGATGCTCGT GTGACACAGCAAGACCTAGCAGACACATACCACCCTCCGTTCCAAAAATGCGTGCAGGAAGGCCAAGCCAGCGGCATAATGTGTGCCTATAACCGCGTCAATGGGGTTCCAAGCTGTGCAGATTATAATCTCCTCACCAAGGTTGCAAGAGGACAATGGGACTTTCATGG GTACATCACGTCGGACTGCGATGCTGTGTCCATCATCCACGATATGCAAGGATACGCTAAAAAGCCCGAGGATGCAGTCGCATATGTCCTCAAAGCAG GCATGGATGTGAACTGTGGATCCTACTTGAAGGATCACATTAAATCAGCAGTGGAGCAGAAAAAGCTAAATGTATCAAAAATAGACAGAGCACTCCACAACCTCTTCTCAGTGAGGATGAGGCTTGGCCTGTTTGATGGAAATCCACTGAAACAACCCTATGGAACCATTGGTCCAGACCAAGTGTGCTCCAAACTGCACCAGGCTTTAGCCCTAGAAGCTGCTCAGGATGGAATAGTGCTTTTGAAAAACTCTGGCAGGCTTCTCCCACTCCCAAAAGCAAAAGCCATTTCATTGGCTGTCATTGGCCCCCTTGCTAATGCTTCAAAAGAACTTCTGGGAAACTACCATGGTCCTCCATGCAAATCCGTCACCCCATTAAAAGCACTTCAGGACTATGCTAAAGACATGATCTCTAACCCGGGCTGTGATTCGGTTCAGTGTCCCCAAgcttcttttgatgaagctgttGGAACGGCAAAAGAAGCAGATTATTTGGTTTTGATTGTGGGATTGGACCAAAGTCAAGAGAGAGAGGGACATGATAGATTGCACTTGGAATTTCCTGGGAAGCAGCAGCAGCTAATTACTAGTGTGGCTAAAGTTGCTAAGAAGCCTGTTGTTCTTGTGATTCTTAGTGGGGGTCCAATTGACATTTCTTTTGCTAAATTGGACAAAAAAGTTGGAAGCATCTTGTGGGCTGGATATCCTGGTGAAGCTGGTGGAATTGCCCTTGCTAAAATCATCTTTGGTGATCACAACCCAG GTGGAAGATTGCCAATGGCTTGGTACACACAAGATTATGTCAAAATGCCAATGACGGATATGAGAATTAGGCCTGACCCAAAAACAGGCTACGTTGGTCGCACTTACAGATTCTATACAGGCAGAAAACTTTTTGACTTTGGTTATGGCCTCAGCTACTCAAACTATGTTTATGAGTTTGCCTCTGCAGAATCCCAGAACAAGCTCTACTTAAATGAATCATCAATTAGTCCCACAGCTAAGTCATCGGACTCCGGCAGGTACCAGTTAGTCCAAGACCTAGGTGAAGAATTCTGCGAGAAAAAGAAGTTACCGGTCAGAGTTGGGGTTCAAAATCATGGCGAGATGGCCGGGAAGCATCCGGTGCTGCTTTTTGTGGGTGAGAAGAATCCCAAAAATGGAAGGCCAATGAAGCGGTTGGTTGGATTCCAGAGTGTGATATTGAATGCTGGGGAAAGAGCAGAAGTTGAATTTGTTTTGAGCCCTTGTGAGCACTTGAGCCATCCAAATGAGGAAGGTTTGATGGTGGTTGAAGAAGGTTCTTATTTCTTGGGTGTTGGAGATGTAGAGTACCCTCTTGATATCATAGTCTGA